A genomic stretch from Mycobacterium paraterrae includes:
- a CDS encoding ferredoxin, protein MKVRVDSDRCQGHTLCSMIAPESFELDDIEGHASAVAEDVPAEHESAVREAAQSCPEQAILITETSA, encoded by the coding sequence ATGAAAGTTCGGGTTGATTCAGACCGTTGCCAGGGCCACACGCTGTGCTCGATGATCGCGCCCGAGTCCTTCGAGCTCGACGACATCGAGGGTCACGCCTCAGCGGTGGCGGAAGACGTTCCGGCAGAACACGAATCCGCCGTTCGCGAAGCGGCACAGTCCTGCCCCGAGCAGGCGATTCTCATCACGGAGACGAGCGCATGA
- a CDS encoding cytochrome P450, which produces MTVDDDIERKKNRYHFDRHTPEYREQFEKITEEIHEKCPVAWTDTYDGHWVAGGSQAVFELARCPVVSNDHDVNGERKGYQGISIPKAKRASGVRGGILEMDEPEHRIYRTVLNPYLSPAAVKRWVPFIDDVTRACLDEKIEQGRIDFVDDLANIVPAVLTLAMLGIPLKNWAIYSEPVHASVYTPEHSPDIDKVVAMHRQMGLDLLTNMLEIRENPRPGIVNGLLQMRIDGEPAPDIEILGNLGLVIGGGFDTTTALTAHSMEWLSQHPDERERLSRERDTLLDSATEEFLRYYTPAPGDGRTFSDDVELEGTQFKEGERLWISWAMANRDPSVFHEPNEIILDRKGNRHFSFGLGVHRCIGSNVARTVFKSMLTAVLDRMPDYECDPEGTVHYETIGVIQGMRHLPATFTPGKRLGAGLDETLEKLQRICDEQELARPITERKETAVID; this is translated from the coding sequence ATGACCGTCGACGACGATATCGAGCGCAAGAAGAACCGCTACCACTTCGACCGGCACACCCCGGAGTATCGGGAGCAGTTCGAGAAGATCACCGAAGAGATCCACGAGAAATGCCCGGTTGCGTGGACCGACACCTATGACGGCCACTGGGTGGCGGGCGGCAGCCAGGCGGTGTTCGAACTCGCCCGCTGCCCGGTCGTGTCCAACGACCACGACGTCAACGGAGAACGCAAGGGCTATCAAGGCATTTCGATCCCGAAGGCCAAGCGAGCGAGCGGTGTGCGCGGCGGCATCCTCGAGATGGACGAGCCCGAGCACCGGATCTACCGCACCGTACTCAACCCGTACCTGTCACCGGCCGCGGTCAAGCGCTGGGTACCGTTCATCGACGACGTGACCCGCGCGTGTCTCGACGAGAAGATCGAGCAAGGCCGGATCGACTTTGTTGACGACCTGGCCAACATCGTGCCCGCGGTGCTGACACTGGCGATGCTCGGTATCCCGCTGAAGAACTGGGCGATCTACAGCGAACCGGTGCACGCATCGGTATACACCCCGGAGCATTCTCCCGACATCGACAAGGTCGTCGCCATGCACCGGCAGATGGGGCTGGATCTTCTGACCAACATGCTTGAGATCAGGGAGAATCCCCGTCCCGGTATCGTCAACGGACTGCTGCAGATGCGCATCGACGGTGAGCCCGCACCGGACATAGAAATCCTCGGGAACCTCGGGTTGGTGATCGGAGGTGGATTCGACACCACCACCGCGCTGACCGCGCACTCGATGGAGTGGCTGTCGCAGCATCCCGACGAACGCGAGCGCCTCAGCCGCGAGCGGGACACCTTGCTGGATTCCGCCACCGAGGAATTCCTGCGCTACTACACGCCCGCCCCGGGCGACGGCCGCACCTTCTCCGACGACGTCGAACTCGAAGGGACGCAGTTCAAAGAGGGTGAGCGGCTGTGGATCTCGTGGGCGATGGCCAACCGCGACCCCTCGGTGTTCCACGAACCCAACGAAATCATTCTCGACCGTAAAGGCAACCGGCATTTCAGCTTTGGCTTGGGAGTGCACCGTTGTATCGGCTCGAACGTCGCGCGGACGGTGTTCAAGTCGATGCTGACCGCGGTGCTGGACCGGATGCCGGACTACGAGTGCGACCCCGAGGGCACTGTGCACTACGAGACCATCGGCGTCATCCAGGGCATGCGCCACCTGCCGGCTACCTTCACCCCCGGCAAGCGGTTGGGCGCGGGCTTGGACGAGACGCTGGAGAAGCTGCAGAGGATCTGCGACGAGCAGGAACTGGCCCGCCCGATCACCGAGCGCAAGGAAACCGCGGTCATCGACTGA
- a CDS encoding acyl-CoA dehydrogenase family protein — translation MQLTFDPDVEAFRDEFVAFLDEHAPAAAAEAVERPKSVSHMPDWARRWQRLLFDHGWLLPTQPPEFGGRHATVLQQYVYLEELCKRRIYHSFNPQGVNIVAASLISFGSDEQKQRWAVPILRAEITASLGMSEPSAGSDLASLRTKAVLDGDHFVVNGQKVWTSGAHDADVLLTFVRTDPDAPKHKGISALVIPTDTPGVTRRPFADICGQDNLDFNEVFFEDVKVPAENLVGPLNQGWGVANGSLGHERTMMWLGFADRLDNVITDFHPSNSLERDQYATAIMDRQALRLLGSVALARAARGEEDVPALSVLKLLGSEAERQACENALSAAGSGGLIHPALTGPYEPMNLDHYFGSWFERYARSFSGTIAGGTSEIQRNIIAQRVLGLPSR, via the coding sequence GTGCAGCTCACCTTTGATCCCGATGTCGAGGCGTTCCGCGACGAGTTCGTCGCCTTCCTCGACGAGCACGCTCCCGCCGCCGCGGCCGAAGCCGTCGAGCGGCCGAAATCGGTGTCGCACATGCCGGATTGGGCGCGTCGCTGGCAGCGCCTGTTGTTCGACCACGGGTGGTTGCTGCCCACCCAGCCACCGGAATTCGGCGGCCGTCATGCCACCGTTCTGCAGCAGTATGTGTATTTGGAGGAGCTGTGCAAGCGGCGGATCTACCACAGCTTCAACCCCCAGGGCGTCAATATCGTTGCCGCATCGCTTATTTCGTTCGGTAGCGACGAGCAGAAGCAGCGCTGGGCGGTGCCGATTCTGCGTGCCGAGATCACCGCGTCGCTTGGCATGAGCGAACCGAGTGCCGGATCCGATCTGGCCTCGCTGCGGACGAAGGCGGTGCTCGACGGCGACCACTTCGTGGTCAACGGCCAGAAGGTCTGGACGTCGGGCGCTCACGACGCCGACGTGCTGTTGACCTTCGTGCGCACCGACCCAGATGCGCCGAAGCACAAGGGGATCAGCGCACTGGTGATCCCCACCGACACCCCAGGCGTCACCCGCCGCCCGTTTGCCGACATCTGTGGCCAGGACAACCTCGACTTCAACGAGGTGTTCTTCGAAGACGTGAAGGTGCCGGCGGAAAACCTCGTCGGGCCGCTGAACCAGGGCTGGGGTGTCGCCAACGGCTCACTGGGACACGAGCGCACGATGATGTGGCTCGGCTTTGCTGATCGGCTGGACAACGTCATCACCGACTTCCACCCGTCGAACTCCCTCGAGCGTGACCAGTACGCCACCGCGATCATGGACCGACAGGCGCTTCGCTTGCTCGGATCGGTGGCGCTGGCACGAGCAGCCCGAGGGGAGGAGGACGTGCCTGCGCTGTCGGTGCTCAAGCTACTCGGCTCGGAAGCCGAGCGGCAAGCATGCGAAAACGCTTTGTCCGCAGCGGGATCCGGCGGTCTGATCCATCCGGCGCTCACCGGACCTTACGAGCCGATGAACCTCGACCATTACTTTGGCAGCTGGTTCGAGCGCTATGCCCGCAGTTTCTCCGGAACCATCGCCGGTGGGACCTCGGAGATCCAGCGCAACATCATTGCTCAGCGGGTACTCGGCCTGCCGTCTCGCTGA
- a CDS encoding acyl-CoA dehydrogenase family protein: MLLEFDADQRLWQETVRDAVGKQCPPALVRAIAEDGVDPAPVWKAYVEHGWTDMSDPDNAVELAIVLEELGRATDPTPFLATMTQFAPLAGDRFDPQASGTAVYTGITVHRDGEDWVLDGTARHVLDGDRAQWLAVVTDAAVFIVNADDAGERLSRRRSAVLDPVLHIADLTFNGLRLPDSARVRVDTDRAHHVALMGMAMTMVGACQRILDLVLDHVRSRHQFGVPIGSFQAVQHKAADMHVAIERARALAYYSALTIAGDDPRRRLAAAMAKAGAGECQSLVFRHGLQLFGAMGFTWENDLQFALKRAKAGELMLGGTAEHRARVTEEYRAAHL, from the coding sequence ATGCTGCTGGAATTCGACGCTGATCAGCGGCTCTGGCAGGAAACCGTCCGGGACGCCGTCGGCAAGCAGTGCCCACCGGCGCTGGTCAGGGCAATCGCCGAGGACGGCGTCGACCCGGCGCCGGTTTGGAAGGCCTACGTCGAGCACGGCTGGACCGACATGAGCGACCCCGATAACGCCGTTGAATTGGCCATCGTTCTCGAAGAGCTCGGGCGCGCCACCGACCCCACACCGTTCCTGGCGACAATGACCCAATTCGCGCCGCTGGCCGGCGATCGCTTCGACCCGCAGGCGTCCGGGACCGCCGTCTACACCGGAATCACTGTGCACCGGGATGGCGAGGACTGGGTTCTGGACGGCACTGCCCGGCACGTGCTTGACGGCGACCGGGCCCAGTGGCTTGCCGTGGTGACCGATGCCGCGGTGTTCATCGTCAACGCCGACGACGCGGGAGAGCGGCTGTCTCGGCGTCGCAGCGCCGTACTCGACCCCGTGCTGCATATTGCGGACCTGACCTTCAACGGACTGCGGTTGCCGGATTCCGCGCGGGTGCGGGTCGACACCGACCGCGCTCACCACGTCGCGCTGATGGGTATGGCGATGACGATGGTCGGTGCCTGCCAACGCATTCTGGACCTGGTCCTCGACCATGTGCGCAGCCGGCACCAGTTCGGGGTGCCCATCGGATCGTTCCAGGCCGTCCAGCACAAGGCGGCAGATATGCATGTTGCGATCGAACGCGCCCGAGCGCTTGCCTACTATTCGGCGCTGACCATCGCCGGTGACGACCCGCGACGTCGACTGGCCGCCGCGATGGCGAAAGCGGGTGCGGGCGAATGTCAGTCGCTGGTCTTCCGACACGGCTTACAGCTGTTCGGCGCGATGGGATTCACCTGGGAGAACGATCTGCAATTCGCCCTGAAGCGGGCCAAGGCCGGCGAGCTCATGCTGGGCGGTACCGCCGAGCACCGCGCAAGAGTCACCGAGGAGTACCGTGCAGCTCACCTTTGA